The window CGAATCGATCGGCTTCGGCCCCTTCCGCGTCAATTTCCGCCAGCGCTCGCTGGCGCGCGGCAGCGAGGACGTGGCGATCAGCGACACCGAGTTCGCGCTGTTGAAGCTGCTGCTGATGCATCCGCTCGAAGTGATGTCGCGTGAACGCATCGTCGAGTCGATGTACGGCACCGCCAGCGGCATCAGCGACCGTGGCATCGACGTGCAGATCTGGCGGCTGCGCCGCCTGCTCGACGAGGATGCCCAGCGCCCGCGCTATATCCAGACGGTGCGCGGGCGCGGCTATACCTTTGTTCCGGACGAGGCCGATCCCGGCACGCAATGAAGTTACGCATCGACACGCTTTTCGGCCGCATGGCGCTGCTGATCGCCGCCGTGCTGGTGATCAGCCATTTCTCCTGGCTGGCCATCCTGCGCATGGATCGGCGCCAGCAGCAGGTGGACTATTCGGTCGAACAGATGCTGTTCCAGCTCAACAGCATCGAGCACGCCCTGGACGCCAGGCCGCCGCTGCCGCTGCCCAGCCTGGTCGAGGTGGCCGGCTCGGCCAGCGCGGCCGAGCATGCCACCGCCCCCAAGGGCGGGCGCTCGCGCCGGCTGGTCGAACAGTTCTCGCGCCGCCTGCCGGCCGGAACCCAGTTGCGCGTCGAGGAGGAGAGCACGCCGCGCCTGTGGATCAAGCTGCCGACACGGCACGAGTGGATCGCCATGCCGATGCTGTGGGTGGTCAATCCGCCGCCCGACAACCGGCTGGTGCCGGGTGTGATCCTGGTGGTGGGCGTGGCCATGGTGTTCGCCCTGCTGGTCGCCTGGCAGATCCAGCGGCCGGTGCGCGACATGGCCGGGGCCGCCGAGCGCCTGGCGCGCCAGCAGGGCGGGGTCCAGCCGCTGCGCGAGCGCGGGCCGCACGAACTGCGCCAGCTGATCCAGCGCTTCAACCAGATGGTGTCCGACCTGGCGCGCATCGACCAGGAGCGCAATACCATGCTGGCGGGCATCGCCCATGACCTCAAGACGCCGCTGGCGCGCCTGCGCCTGCGCGCGGAAATGCTGTCCGATCCGAAGGCGGCGGCCGGCGTCACGCGTGACGTGGAGTCGATGTCGGCCATCGTCGAACAATTTCTCACCTTCGCGCAGAGCGGCGAGCCGGCGGCGCGCCCGGTGCCGGTGGACAAGCGCATGACCGAGCTGGCCGCCTCGCTGTCCGAGCAGGACCGCCCGGTGGAACTGGCACTGGCGGCCGGCGAAGGCTTCCGCCTGATCGCCACCCAGCTCGACCGCATCGTCGGCAACCTCGTCGACAACGCCTATGCCTACGGCCTGCCGCCAGTGCGCATCGCCACCCAGCGGCAGGCCGACGGCTGGCACCTGATCGTCGAAGACAGCGGGCCGGGCATCCCGACCGACGCCGTCGAGCGCGTCACCCTGCCTTTCGTGCGCCTCGATCCCGCGCGCGGCGGCAATGCCCACTCGGGGCTGGGCCTCGCCATCGTCGACCGGCTGGTGCGGCAATCCGGCGGCAAGCTGGCCTTACGCAACCGGCCCGAAGGCGGGCTGATGGTGGAGATGGTGTTTCCGTTCGCGCCGGTGGCGCAGGCGGCCTGAGGCGTAGGGGAGGGGGCTGGCTGGGGCTGGCCGCCAGCGGCTTCGACCGGCGCAGTGAGGTTTCTCTCGCGTAGGTTCGCGCCCCTCTCCCGCAAGCGGGAGAGGGGCCGGGGGAGAGGGCAGGCGCCCGCAATCCGCCGGCGCCTTCCCCCCCGATCACTGCGCCTTCTTCTTCTCCCCGATGCGGCTTTCCTTGCCCGCCAGCAGCTTGGCGATGTTCTGCCGGTGCCGCACGATCAGCAGCACGGCGATCAGCAGCACGGCGCCGGCCGTGACGTCGGTGCCGAACATCAGCACATAGAAGAAGGGCGCGAACACCGCCGCGATCAGCGCGGCCAGCGAGGAGTAGCGGAAGAAGAAGGCGATCAGCAGCCAGGTCGCCAGCGTGCCAGCGCCCAGCAGCGGATGGATGGCGAACAGGATGCCGGCCGCGGTGGCCACGCCCTTGCCGCCGGCGAAACGGAAGAAGACGGGGAACAGGTGGCCGAGGAACACCGCGCCCGCGACCAGCGCGACGCCGGTCTCGTCGACGCCGTAGGCGGGGCCGAACTTCTGCGCCAGCCAGACCGCGACCCAGCCCTTGAGGGCGTCGCCCAGCAGCGTCAGCACGGCGGCCTTCTTGCTGCCCGAGCGCAGCACATTGGTGGCGCCGGGATTGCCGGAGCCGTAGGTATGCGGGTCCGGCAGGCCCATCGCCTTGCTGACGACGACGGCAAAGGAAATCGAACCGATCAGGTAGGCGGCGAGGGCGAAGAGCAGGTTGGCCATGTGGGGAGTCTGTGCTGAAGCTGGGCGCGATTGTAGCGCGGCGGGAAGCACGGCAAGGCCGGCGCGGTCTTGGTGACTTCCCTTAGCCGCGTTTCAGCCGCGCTCCAACCGCGCTCCAACCGCGCTCCAACCGCGTTTCCTCCGGGCGAAACGGGGGTGCTGCGGCCGGCCGTGCTCAGCCGTCCAGCAGCGCGCACTGCACAGGCGTCGCGCCCAGCAGGCCGGTCAGCGCGGCCGGGGCCAGGCTGACCAGGTAGCCGCGCTTGCCGCCGTTGATGTAGATGCGTTCGAGCTCGAGCACGCTGGCTTCCACGTAGACCGGCATGCGCTTGCGCGTGCCGAAGGGCGAGGTGCCGCCCACCAGGTAGCCGCTGTGGCGCTGCGCCACCTCGGGCTTGCATGGCTGCACGCTCTTGCAGCCGATCTGCCGCGCCAGGTTCTTGGTGGAGACCGAGCAGTCGCCGTGCATCAGCACCACCAGCGGCTGCGCGCGCTCGTCCTCCATGATCAGGGTTTTGACCACATCGTGCTCGGGTACGCCGAGCTGGCGCGCGGACTCGCCGGTGCCGCCGTGGTCGACGTAGTCGTAGACGTGCTCGCCGAAGGCGATGCGGTGCTGGCGCAGCATCTGCGTGGCCGGCGTTTCGGAAACGTGCTTGTTCTTGCTCATGGTGCGGTGGGCTGCCCGATCGCGAGAAGGATACACGAGGCGGGCCCGGTGCTCGCGGCCGGTGCT of the Cupriavidus malaysiensis genome contains:
- a CDS encoding ATP-binding protein; this translates as MKLRIDTLFGRMALLIAAVLVISHFSWLAILRMDRRQQQVDYSVEQMLFQLNSIEHALDARPPLPLPSLVEVAGSASAAEHATAPKGGRSRRLVEQFSRRLPAGTQLRVEEESTPRLWIKLPTRHEWIAMPMLWVVNPPPDNRLVPGVILVVGVAMVFALLVAWQIQRPVRDMAGAAERLARQQGGVQPLRERGPHELRQLIQRFNQMVSDLARIDQERNTMLAGIAHDLKTPLARLRLRAEMLSDPKAAAGVTRDVESMSAIVEQFLTFAQSGEPAARPVPVDKRMTELAASLSEQDRPVELALAAGEGFRLIATQLDRIVGNLVDNAYAYGLPPVRIATQRQADGWHLIVEDSGPGIPTDAVERVTLPFVRLDPARGGNAHSGLGLAIVDRLVRQSGGKLALRNRPEGGLMVEMVFPFAPVAQAA
- a CDS encoding aminoacyl-tRNA deacylase, with the translated sequence MSKNKHVSETPATQMLRQHRIAFGEHVYDYVDHGGTGESARQLGVPEHDVVKTLIMEDERAQPLVVLMHGDCSVSTKNLARQIGCKSVQPCKPEVAQRHSGYLVGGTSPFGTRKRMPVYVEASVLELERIYINGGKRGYLVSLAPAALTGLLGATPVQCALLDG
- the plsY gene encoding glycerol-3-phosphate 1-O-acyltransferase PlsY produces the protein MANLLFALAAYLIGSISFAVVVSKAMGLPDPHTYGSGNPGATNVLRSGSKKAAVLTLLGDALKGWVAVWLAQKFGPAYGVDETGVALVAGAVFLGHLFPVFFRFAGGKGVATAAGILFAIHPLLGAGTLATWLLIAFFFRYSSLAALIAAVFAPFFYVLMFGTDVTAGAVLLIAVLLIVRHRQNIAKLLAGKESRIGEKKKAQ